Proteins from a genomic interval of Capsicum annuum cultivar UCD-10X-F1 chromosome 4, UCD10Xv1.1, whole genome shotgun sequence:
- the LOC107855593 gene encoding ras-related protein Rab7: MSIRRRTLLKVIVLGDSGVGKTSLMNQYVHKKFSQQYKATIGADFVTKELQIDDRLVTLQIWDTAGQERFQSLGVAFYRGADCCVLVYDVNVMRSFDNLDNWHEEFLKQANPPDPKTFPFILLGNKIDIDGGNSRVVSEKKAKEWCASKGIPYFETSAKEDINVDAAFLSIAKTALANEHEQDIYFQGIPEAVSETEQRGGCAC; the protein is encoded by the exons ATGTCTATTCGTAGAAGAACCTTGCTTAAAGTTATCGTCCTTGGCGATAGTGG GGTTGGTAAAACGTCATTAATGAATCA ATATGTACACAAGAAGTTCAGTCAGCAATATAAAGCTACAATTGGAGCTGATTTCGTGACGAAGGAGCTTCAAATTGATGACAGGCTTGTTACACTCCAA ATATGGGATACGGCTGGCCAAGAGAGATTCCAGAGTCTTGGAGTTGCGTTTTATAGAGGTGCAGATTGCTGTGTTTTGGTCTATGACGTCAATGTAATGCGATCCTTTGATAACCTTGACAATTGGCATGAAGAATTTCTAAAACAG GCTAATCCGCCAGACCCTAAAACATTTCCGTTCATATTACTGGGGAACAAGATTGATATAGATGGTGGAAATAGCCGAGTG GTTTCTGAGAAGAAAGCAAAGGAGTGGTGTGCTTCAAAAGGGATTCCTTACTTTGAGACATCAGCAAAAGAGGATATAAATGTTGATGCTGCATTCTTGTCTATAGCAAAAACTGCTTTGGCCAATGAGCACGAGCAGGATAT